One genomic segment of Streptomyces sp. TLI_146 includes these proteins:
- a CDS encoding RHS repeat domain-containing protein, with amino-acid sequence MDLLSLKKPDPVSAKVVKGRLDSRVDEAARQAWRKSPKVAWPEPGIAKADLTKSAKVQAGSLPTRLGRSRGGAVGSPVEAQVQILDRQSTEKLGVDGVVLAVRPTKGAKGDVDVQVDYSGFKEAYGGGWASRLTLRQLPGCALATPTAKNCGAGRVLKTANNIADATLTASVELPAADGTASAPQAPVAKAPAVMHSVTGLAAAENTVLLAATAGPSGPSGDFKATSLAPSASWSAGGNNGGFSWTYDIKVPEVPGGLEPDLGLSYSSQSIDGRTAATNNQANWVGDGWSLDPGYVERRYVSCVDDTTGSNTTAKVGDLCWKKDNAVLNLGGKTNTLVKDDTTGEWHLQNDDGTQIEKLTSSTNNKDNDGEYWRVTTPDGTRYYFGYNRPSGWAAGKDETNSTWTVPVYGNQSGEPCHAAAFADSWCQQAWRWNLDAVIDPHGDAMTYYWAKEVNSYGRNVNANTGASTATPYDRGGYLKRIEYGLRSSDFYGKAAAKAEFGVSERCLADCGTFDKSHAPNWPDVPFDQYCASGTECKDKYSPSFWTRNRLTKIDTSVLVGGAYKPVDSWALSQQFPATNDGTTRALWLASITRTGHTGTGDTSLPPVTFKGLPLANRVEGATTGGNADPVPPMIRYRVYGIDTETGGTIGVTYSAPDCKAGDVPSPSSNARRCYPVMWSPPEAPGANYEPYLDWFHSYVATQVLEQDNTGGAPAKETDYTYLDGMSWGKDEDEFTKSKYLTYGSRRGYGRVQVRNGAGSDARTLREYRYFRGIDGAEVKDHEGVGATDHAAFAGMAREEATFNGDGGKLLSTTAYAPWHSAATATQARTGLSAMKAYVTAAGSEKSRTLVGSGWRTTETDRTFDGNGQILTESRLGDASKSGDEECTTTTYAKNTAANILDLIAETQTVAVACDTTPSLPDDLIATKRNFYDGAGSLTAAPSAGDVTRLDEQDDTGTGYLTTKTRTYDQYGRVLTEADALGNTTTTTYTPKTGEAPTSSTETNALGHTMTTEHDPARGVITGTVDPNGKRTDVTYDGLGRVLNVWQPGWAKADHATQPSAQYSYDISRTSPNSVATKTLKRDGSYATSYTLYDGLLRQRETQSPATGTQDRIVTETLYDTRGWTRKTYSAYYTSGTPSTTLVAAADNTVPSATQNLYDGTGRITDAIAVKFGDEQWRTKTAYEGDRTTVIPPLGGTAGTTVTDALGRITERIQYTNADRSTFQTTTYAYGKQEQPEKITDPAGNEWKFSFDARGRQIKADDPDKGLATITYDRADRAVSSTDARGVTLTSGYDKLGRKTELKQGATTLAMWTYDTVAKGQLTSATRYVGGTEYTTANGGFSDRYQPTSTTVTIPSAAGGLAGSYTWTYGYNAQTGLPDWTLHPAIGDVPSERVTTNYNSDDLPIRTSRAGVVLAANTTYDVYSRPVRTEFGDVGKKVYKSQEYDEFTGRMMRQITDRDLAPQRVDDTSYNYDPSGNVTGITTASGQDAAKSVDAQCFTTDALGRLSEAWTAAADCTAAPSSATPGGPDAYWQTYGYDAIGNRTKLTEHGTGTQAGSDAVTTYTQPTAKTGLPHAVQQTDVKGGAHDGQTSTFAYDKAGNTTQRKIGSVTQNLTWDAEGHLATLTEAGKTTSYLYDADGERLIAKNADGTSTLTLPEGNELKLNADGAKAGTRYYTHNSETVAVRTGSDISYLFSDRQGTALTAVAVGSLAITRRKQLPFGQDRSTQAGVFPGTRGFVGGTTDPTGLTHLGAREYDAALGRFISVDPLLITDDPRQHNAYAYSNNNPVTFSDPTGERLEECASGQYTCTHGGTRPTGYGKNYEMITNAHRGTLAPDYVRYKQRMQRSCHHDPDCKSWDGSHRGNAARAKERAAAEAARKKAEAERRKKDGIFGSLMKGHFSDAWDSSGGKVVSGVADAAQAIGARNLTQFGIGIGSGFIAGIGAGAACAGTAGLACVVIAGAVIGALTATPANLAADKAFGHKTTGPESVGYLASNSVRGGFQGAFRALTGQGPATYYFGQTWNRFRRR; translated from the coding sequence TTGGATCTGCTGAGCCTCAAGAAGCCGGATCCGGTTTCCGCGAAGGTGGTGAAAGGCCGCCTTGACTCCCGGGTGGACGAGGCGGCCCGGCAGGCATGGCGGAAGTCGCCGAAGGTGGCGTGGCCTGAGCCGGGTATCGCGAAGGCGGACCTGACCAAGTCGGCTAAGGTCCAGGCTGGCTCACTGCCGACCCGGCTGGGTCGAAGCCGAGGTGGGGCAGTAGGGAGCCCTGTAGAAGCTCAGGTTCAGATCTTGGACCGGCAATCCACTGAGAAGTTGGGCGTCGATGGCGTCGTCCTGGCCGTGCGCCCCACCAAGGGAGCGAAGGGCGATGTCGATGTGCAGGTCGACTATTCCGGTTTTAAAGAGGCGTACGGTGGCGGCTGGGCGTCGCGGTTGACGCTGCGGCAGCTCCCGGGATGCGCCTTGGCCACTCCTACGGCGAAGAACTGTGGCGCAGGACGCGTCCTTAAGACGGCCAACAACATCGCGGACGCCACGCTCACAGCCTCCGTCGAGCTGCCGGCAGCTGACGGCACCGCATCCGCCCCTCAGGCCCCTGTGGCCAAGGCGCCCGCGGTCATGCACTCGGTCACGGGTCTCGCGGCCGCAGAGAATACGGTGCTGCTGGCGGCAACTGCCGGTCCCTCTGGCCCTTCCGGGGACTTCAAGGCGACCTCGCTGGCCCCGTCCGCGTCCTGGTCGGCGGGCGGCAACAACGGCGGCTTCTCCTGGACATACGACATCAAGGTTCCTGAGGTACCGGGTGGTCTGGAGCCGGACCTCGGTCTCTCGTACTCTTCGCAGTCGATCGACGGCCGGACCGCGGCCACCAACAACCAGGCCAACTGGGTCGGCGACGGCTGGTCCCTCGATCCGGGCTATGTCGAGCGCCGCTACGTCTCGTGCGTGGACGACACCACGGGCAGCAACACCACGGCCAAGGTCGGCGACCTGTGCTGGAAGAAGGACAACGCCGTCCTCAACCTCGGCGGCAAGACCAACACCCTGGTCAAGGACGACACGACCGGGGAATGGCACCTGCAGAACGACGACGGCACGCAGATCGAGAAGCTTACGAGCAGCACCAACAACAAGGACAATGACGGCGAGTACTGGCGGGTGACCACGCCCGACGGGACCCGCTACTACTTCGGGTACAACCGCCCCAGTGGCTGGGCCGCCGGCAAGGACGAGACCAACTCGACGTGGACGGTGCCGGTGTACGGCAACCAGTCCGGCGAGCCCTGCCACGCCGCTGCATTCGCGGACTCCTGGTGCCAGCAGGCCTGGCGATGGAACCTGGACGCCGTCATCGACCCGCACGGCGATGCCATGACGTACTACTGGGCCAAAGAGGTCAACTCCTACGGCCGTAACGTCAACGCGAACACCGGCGCCTCCACCGCTACTCCGTACGACCGAGGCGGCTACCTCAAGCGCATCGAGTACGGGCTGCGCTCCAGCGACTTCTACGGCAAGGCCGCGGCGAAGGCCGAGTTCGGGGTCTCCGAGCGGTGCCTGGCCGACTGCGGGACCTTCGACAAGAGCCATGCCCCCAACTGGCCGGACGTGCCGTTCGATCAGTACTGCGCCTCGGGAACCGAGTGCAAGGACAAGTACTCGCCCTCCTTCTGGACCCGTAATCGGCTGACCAAAATCGACACATCCGTGCTGGTCGGCGGCGCCTACAAGCCTGTCGACTCCTGGGCGCTCAGCCAGCAGTTCCCCGCCACGAACGACGGTACGACTCGCGCGTTGTGGCTGGCCTCCATCACCCGCACGGGGCACACAGGCACAGGCGACACCTCCCTGCCCCCGGTCACGTTCAAGGGGTTGCCGCTCGCCAACCGCGTCGAAGGCGCGACCACAGGCGGCAACGCTGACCCGGTGCCTCCGATGATCCGCTACCGCGTCTACGGCATCGACACCGAGACCGGCGGCACCATCGGCGTCACCTACTCCGCCCCCGACTGCAAGGCCGGGGACGTACCGAGCCCCTCGTCCAACGCCAGGCGCTGCTATCCGGTCATGTGGTCACCCCCGGAGGCCCCGGGCGCCAACTACGAGCCGTATCTGGACTGGTTCCACTCCTACGTCGCCACCCAAGTGCTGGAACAGGACAACACCGGCGGCGCGCCCGCCAAGGAAACTGACTACACGTACCTCGACGGCATGTCCTGGGGCAAGGACGAGGACGAGTTCACCAAGTCCAAGTACCTCACCTATGGAAGCCGCCGCGGCTACGGGCGCGTCCAGGTCCGCAACGGTGCCGGCTCGGACGCCAGGACGCTGCGGGAGTACCGCTACTTCCGCGGCATCGACGGCGCGGAAGTCAAGGACCACGAGGGCGTCGGGGCCACCGACCATGCAGCCTTCGCCGGCATGGCCCGTGAGGAGGCCACCTTCAACGGTGACGGCGGCAAGCTGCTCTCCACCACGGCCTACGCTCCGTGGCACTCTGCTGCGACCGCCACGCAGGCACGAACCGGCCTGTCAGCGATGAAGGCGTACGTCACCGCCGCCGGGTCGGAGAAGTCCCGCACCCTGGTGGGATCGGGCTGGCGCACCACCGAGACCGACCGCACCTTTGATGGCAACGGCCAGATCCTGACCGAATCCCGGCTCGGTGACGCCAGCAAGAGTGGCGACGAGGAGTGCACGACCACTACCTACGCGAAGAACACGGCGGCGAACATCCTCGACCTCATCGCCGAAACCCAGACCGTCGCCGTCGCCTGCGACACCACGCCGTCCCTGCCCGACGACCTGATCGCCACCAAGCGGAACTTCTACGACGGCGCCGGCTCGCTCACTGCCGCTCCGTCTGCGGGTGACGTCACCCGCCTGGACGAGCAGGACGACACGGGCACCGGCTACCTCACCACGAAGACCCGTACTTACGACCAGTACGGCCGGGTGCTGACCGAGGCCGACGCCCTCGGCAACACGACCACCACCACCTACACGCCGAAGACCGGCGAGGCGCCCACGTCGAGCACCGAGACCAACGCGCTCGGCCACACCATGACCACCGAGCACGACCCGGCACGCGGCGTCATCACCGGGACCGTCGACCCCAACGGCAAGCGGACCGACGTCACCTACGACGGCCTCGGACGCGTGCTGAACGTGTGGCAGCCCGGCTGGGCCAAGGCCGACCACGCCACCCAGCCCTCCGCGCAGTACAGCTACGACATCTCCCGCACCAGCCCGAACTCCGTGGCAACCAAAACACTGAAGCGTGACGGAAGCTACGCCACTTCCTACACGCTCTACGACGGCCTGCTGCGGCAACGCGAGACCCAGTCGCCGGCCACAGGAACCCAGGACAGAATCGTCACAGAGACCCTGTACGACACCCGCGGCTGGACGAGGAAGACGTACTCCGCCTACTACACCTCAGGCACCCCCTCGACGACCCTGGTGGCCGCAGCGGACAACACCGTTCCCTCAGCAACCCAGAACCTCTACGACGGAACCGGCCGGATCACCGACGCGATCGCTGTCAAGTTCGGCGATGAGCAGTGGCGTACCAAGACCGCCTACGAGGGTGACCGCACCACCGTGATCCCGCCCTTGGGCGGCACCGCCGGCACGACGGTCACGGATGCTCTCGGCCGGATCACCGAGCGCATCCAGTACACCAATGCAGACCGCTCGACTTTCCAGACGACCACCTACGCGTACGGTAAGCAGGAGCAGCCGGAGAAGATCACTGACCCTGCCGGAAACGAGTGGAAGTTCAGCTTCGACGCACGCGGGCGGCAGATCAAAGCCGATGACCCGGATAAGGGCTTGGCTACCATCACCTACGACAGGGCAGACCGGGCCGTGAGCAGCACGGACGCCCGCGGCGTTACGCTGACCAGCGGCTATGACAAGCTCGGCCGCAAGACAGAGCTGAAACAGGGCGCCACCACCCTGGCCATGTGGACCTATGACACCGTTGCGAAAGGGCAGCTGACCAGCGCTACCCGGTACGTTGGCGGCACCGAGTACACCACCGCCAACGGCGGGTTCAGTGATCGCTACCAGCCGACATCCACCACGGTCACCATCCCGTCGGCCGCCGGCGGCCTCGCGGGCTCCTACACCTGGACATACGGCTATAACGCACAGACCGGCTTGCCGGACTGGACACTTCATCCCGCCATCGGAGACGTTCCCTCTGAACGGGTCACGACCAACTACAACAGCGACGACCTGCCCATCCGCACCAGCCGGGCCGGTGTTGTCCTCGCCGCCAACACCACCTATGACGTCTACTCGCGCCCGGTACGCACCGAATTCGGCGACGTCGGCAAGAAGGTCTACAAGAGCCAGGAGTACGACGAGTTCACCGGCCGCATGATGCGGCAGATCACCGACCGTGACCTCGCACCTCAGCGCGTCGACGACACTTCCTACAACTACGACCCGTCAGGCAACGTCACCGGCATTACCACCGCCAGCGGCCAGGATGCGGCGAAGAGCGTCGACGCCCAATGCTTCACCACCGACGCGCTGGGCCGCCTCTCCGAGGCATGGACGGCCGCCGCGGACTGCACTGCAGCCCCCTCGTCGGCCACGCCCGGTGGCCCGGACGCCTACTGGCAGACCTACGGCTACGACGCGATCGGCAACCGCACCAAGCTGACCGAACACGGAACCGGGACGCAGGCGGGCTCTGACGCCGTCACCACGTACACACAGCCGACCGCCAAGACAGGTCTTCCGCACGCCGTCCAGCAGACCGACGTCAAGGGCGGCGCACACGACGGCCAGACCAGCACCTTCGCCTACGACAAGGCAGGCAACACCACACAGCGGAAGATCGGCTCCGTCACCCAGAACCTCACCTGGGACGCCGAAGGACACTTGGCCACGCTCACAGAAGCAGGCAAGACCACCAGCTACCTCTACGACGCCGACGGCGAGCGGCTGATCGCCAAGAACGCCGACGGCACAAGCACCCTCACCCTCCCAGAGGGCAACGAGCTCAAGCTGAACGCGGACGGGGCCAAGGCCGGCACCCGCTACTACACGCACAACAGCGAAACCGTCGCCGTCCGCACCGGATCCGACATCTCCTACCTCTTCTCCGACCGCCAGGGCACCGCCCTGACCGCCGTGGCCGTCGGCTCCCTCGCCATAACCCGGCGCAAGCAACTCCCGTTCGGGCAAGACCGATCCACCCAAGCCGGGGTCTTCCCCGGCACGCGTGGCTTCGTCGGCGGCACCACCGATCCCACCGGACTTACTCACCTCGGTGCCCGCGAGTACGATGCGGCACTGGGCAGGTTCATCTCAGTCGACCCACTGCTGATAACCGATGACCCGCGCCAGCACAACGCCTACGCCTACAGCAACAACAACCCGGTCACCTTCTCCGACCCGACCGGCGAGCGACTGGAGGAATGCGCAAGCGGCCAGTACACCTGCACCCACGGCGGCACGCGGCCGACCGGCTACGGCAAGAACTACGAGATGATCACCAACGCGC